In Dunckerocampus dactyliophorus isolate RoL2022-P2 chromosome 14, RoL_Ddac_1.1, whole genome shotgun sequence, one DNA window encodes the following:
- the rhoq gene encoding rho-related GTP-binding protein RhoQ, with translation MANGTGTIMLKCVVVGDGAVGKTCLLMSYANDAFPEEYVPTVFDHYAVSVNVGGKQYLLGLYDTAGQEDYDRLRPLSYPMTDVFLICFSVVNPASFQNVREEWVPELQEYAPSVPYLLIGTQIDLRDDPKTIAKLNNMKEKPIATEQGQKLAKEIGACCYVECSALTQKGLKTVFDEAIIAILAPKRKKGALKRRLGPHCINCCLIT, from the exons ATGGCTAACGGAACCGGTACTATCATGTTAAAATGTGTCGTGGTCGGTGACGGCGCTGTGGGAAAAACGTGTCTTCTCATGAGCTACGCCAATGACGCCTTTCCAGAGGAATATGTTCCAACAGTTTTTGATCATTATGCAG TGAGTGTCAATGTTGGAGGAAAACAGTACTTGTTGGGACTGTACGACACAGCCGGTCAG GAGGATTATGACCGACTGAGGCCATTGTCCTACCCGATGACCGATGTCTTTCTCATCTGCTTCTCTGTGGTTAACCCTGCCAGTTTCCAGAACGTGCGTGAAGAATGGGTGCCTGAGTTGCAGGAGTATGCACCCAGTGTCCCCTATCTGCTCATTGGCACCCAG ATTGATCTACGTGACGATCCCAAGACCATCGCCAAACTGAACAATATGAAGGAGAAACCTATAGCGACTGAGCAAGGCCAGAAACTGGCAAAGGAG ATTGGTGCCTGTTGCTATGTGGAATGTTCCGCACTGACCCAGAAAGGCCTGAAGACAGTGTTTGATGAGGCCATCATTGCCATTTTGGCTCCCAAGAGAAAGAAAGGAGCTCTGAAGAGAAGACTGGGGCCCCATTGCATCAACTGCTGCCTAATCACATGA